GCAGGACAAATACCACTTATTCTTTAAGAAAGAGTATTTCGAGGCGACTGCAAAAGGGAACCTCGATAGTTCCGGCGATTATCTGGCTCATGCACCCGATTCAGATTTAGAGTACCCACTGCCGTACATCGGTGATTTTCATCGAAATCTCTTCAACGAGTTCGAAACCGCGTTCGAGAATTGGTGTACTCGGAACTCTACCTAACTCTGTCTTGCTCTATCCCGGAAATCCCGAAAGAAGTATGCTAAGTCGAAATTATGCGTGAAACTCTGCACCACAGTTTCGGCAAGTCGTCCACTGTTATTGATACACCTTCTGCTTCTTCCCGCACTCTGGACACTCACGCCATACCGATCGATTTTGATGGGACATATTACCACTATCAAAGGATTGGGTAAATCTCTATCTCGTGTGGGTTCGATTTCGCACCCCGAGAGATTACTTTCACCCCGGTTAGTCAACATTCATGATATTCTGATGCATAGACAAAAATGCGCTAAAACCATGAACAATGTGATCTGCAAAGCAATTCAAGAGAAGAAGACAATCGAGTTCACCTACGATGGTCATCATCGGACAATTGAGCCCTACTGCCATGGCAGGAGTAAAGCGGGTAAAGAATCGCTCCGTGGTTACCAAATCGCGGGAGGCAGTAATTCGCGACGAGTCCCGTTTTGGCGGCTCTTCACGGTGGCAAAGATGGGGAATCTAACGCTAACAGATGAACATTTCACTGGGAACCGCCCTCACTATAACCCGAACGATAAGGACCTATCTCCGATTCACTGCAACATCTGAGTTGAGTAGTGGAAACTTTATTCCTCATTGTTTGGAATCCACCAGATAACCACCCGCGGACTCAACTTCCCGCGTTCTAACTCACCTCGCTCATGCAACTCCTCGAGCCGCTGGTGCACTGGCCGCCGCTCCATCTCCACCGTATCTGCGACCCACCGAGCGGTAACCGCCGGAAACTCGGACTCACGAATCACCCGAAGCATATCGTCATCGCTCGTTTGCTCCGCAAATCGCCCCTGCTCGTCGCGTTCACTCTCCCCCGATACTTCGCAAACGCATCATAGCTCGTCCTAACTGCTCGAATCCTTCTGAACCACTATATGGTCACAAACGCCATACTAAACCCGGGGAAGTCGAGCTAACGAAAAACGCTAGTCTTCAAGGTCGGCAACGTGCGCTGCAACAGCCGAAAGACTCTCAGCTGCAACACCGTTCTCTCGTGCCTCAACCCGCTCACGGGCACTCCGGATGTACTCCCGAGCGTCAATGTGCACGGATTCGTTCTTGCTCATACTACTAACTCGGGACAAAGGAACCATAACGATTGGGTCATAATCGATTTACGAAGGCGCGTTTCCCATCATCCCTCTGCGTAAGCAATTCAGGGGCCCCCGCTCGTTGGAGATAGTCTGTCGCAAACTCCTCCCAGACGTGTTCATGTTCGGCCGCATAGTACGCCCACGGATCGTCAACATCGGGCGGATACGTCTCAACTGAATCTGGCCCTTTCACTTCATTTATTAACCAAATAGAACAAACAATTTATATGTGCATCTGAAACAAAATGCTGTGAATTTCATCATACAGCTTGCTGCTATCGCGACGGGCCTACTCGGACTTGCATATATCATTGCTCCAAGGGCAGTCCATCGATATGAACTCAAATTTGCCTCTACTTCGGATGAGCCATCTCAACGAATGATCTGGGTGTATCGATTCCTTGGAATTGGGCTCATTACAATCAGTATCTCCCATATTGTCTAAGAACTATTTCGCGATCGCTTTGTCAGGAACATTAATCGCTACCCGCTGATTCTGGCATTGATTTCTGACCACAGCAAGCACCTCCTCAATACGACGCTTTTCAAGGAAGATCATATTGTAATCATCCGCAACCCATGACATTGCTGAGACGGCACAGAAACGCGCACAGGCCGACCAATTTGCCTTCGACATCGATGCCCCTGGACTCCTCACTGTCACCAACGAGAGCCATGACAAGCCTGTAGACCACCAGTACACAGTCACCATCGACGACATGACCGAGGAACTGATGGCCTGTACGTGCCCGCACCACGTCCACCGCAATCTCTGCTGCAAACACATGGCCGCTGTCGAAACCGCAACCGACGATGGGACGCTCGACGCCTTCTCATCGGACGACGAGCGTATCAGTGGCCCGTACACTGGCTACGACACGTACGGCAACCTCGATCACAAATACTGGCAGTGTAAGGACTGTGGCGCGGAAGCCACTCGGGAAATAGTACCCTTTTATGGGTTCAAAATTGTCTTAGTGTTGCCTAACACTCTTGACATCTCAATCTTGCCCAGGAATTGTAACCGTTGATTCGCCATCGACCACCCGAAAGCCACCGGCTTCTTCTCGAGCCAATACCTCTTGCTGTGGATATGGAATTTTGATTCCCTCTCGGTCATAGGCGAGTTTGACTGCCCGAACCACGGCGGTCACTGCCCGCCATTTCTTGCGGCTACTCGGCTTCTCGATCCAGAACCGAAGTTCAAGAAGGACTGAAGACTCCCCGAATTGCTTTAGAACGACGTCTGGACTCGGTACCGCCAAAATCTCGTCGATACCCTTCATTGCCTCCTTTGCAACTGCCATCGCATGATCGGGGTCAACTTCATAGTCTACCCCGACTTCCACACCGAGTCGAAGTCGTCCTTTGCGCCCGATATTGATGATTGTACTACTACTGACAACATCGTTTGGGAGCATGATGTATTTTCCTTCGAACGTCTCGATACGAGTCGTAAAAATCGTGATGTCAGTCACGATCCCTTCATGCTCATCGATTTGTACCCAGTCACCAATCTCAAACGGTCTGGAGAACATGAGTTGAAAGCCAGCAAGCAACGACCCAAGCGTTTCATTCGCTGCTAATCCAATCACGGCACCAAGCAGTCCAGCACCTACAAATAGCCCTTGGAGGTTTATTTTCCAGACACTTAATATCGCGAAAAGACCAACGATATATACACCAATAATAGACAACCGGGAAACGACTTTTCCCTGGTGGCGTGTAATCTCTTCGGTCTGTTGCAAGAGTCGGTCAATGACCCGATTGACCATTCCAGCACTAACATACGCTGCTGTACATACACCGAGTGTCAGCACGATCTGAACTCCCATCCTTTTGACTGTGCCGAGTGCTTTTACACTCTTTACCGCTTGATGCGTCTGTTCCCAGATTATAACGTAGAGGCTCCCACTCAACCCAATGAGAATCAAACTCGCGACAAGTATACTGACATTTACTAGACGATATGGATACTCACGCTTTGCAACCCGTGAGAGTTTCCAAAGTATCCACTCACAAAGGATGAACCCGATACCCACAATGAGTGAGAGGACAAACTGGCCCTCAGAACCTGGAAATTGGTTAACAATCCACTGAAGAAGCGATGCGAGAATCATCGATATTTCCTTCCATTGAATTGGTGGTGTGAAGTACTATCTGGGTGGTGTATCCAGGTTTGGGGGTGTAGTTTTTCTACGATGCGTGCCATGCGTCACATTGGAAGACAGTGGCGTCACAAGAGTGTACCGAAATTATATCTCACCAAATTCAGATATAATTAATCCACCGGCATTCCCGGACTCCTCACTGTCACCAACGAAAGCCACGACAAGCCCGCAGCCCACCAGTACACCGTCGCCATCGACGACGTGACCGAGGAACTGATGGCCTGCACGTGCCCGCATCACGTCCACCGGAACGCCGTCTGCAAACACATGGCCGCCGTCGAAA
This Haladaptatus sp. R4 DNA region includes the following protein-coding sequences:
- a CDS encoding mechanosensitive ion channel family protein: MILASLLQWIVNQFPGSEGQFVLSLIVGIGFILCEWILWKLSRVAKREYPYRLVNVSILVASLILIGLSGSLYVIIWEQTHQAVKSVKALGTVKRMGVQIVLTLGVCTAAYVSAGMVNRVIDRLLQQTEEITRHQGKVVSRLSIIGVYIVGLFAILSVWKINLQGLFVGAGLLGAVIGLAANETLGSLLAGFQLMFSRPFEIGDWVQIDEHEGIVTDITIFTTRIETFEGKYIMLPNDVVSSSTIINIGRKGRLRLGVEVGVDYEVDPDHAMAVAKEAMKGIDEILAVPSPDVVLKQFGESSVLLELRFWIEKPSSRKKWRAVTAVVRAVKLAYDREGIKIPYPQQEVLAREEAGGFRVVDGESTVTIPGQD